In one window of Hymenobacter nivis DNA:
- a CDS encoding PKD domain-containing protein — MKYIWNKAAWALLAGPLLLTACDKNDKGQLNGPVPTATFTTSAPKSVGLTTSVTFTSTATDAAFYEWSFGDGTRGTGQTVTHIYKTGGTLKTVLLTSGKGGTGISDTVKVVLPPITDAVKQFLTGGSSKTWKLDNSVDSTIVVGPSDKDPYSYYHDGKAGSLPACQADDEFTFSTANMYTYDAKAQTFVAGGVGCSDPRSGTSDYTFGPAVGSGYAMLEFKKAGTFIGVTDAPDLIYRIVNIDAQHMRLRAGKASGNLVFEMRLVAK; from the coding sequence ATGAAATATATTTGGAACAAGGCGGCTTGGGCACTATTGGCCGGCCCGCTACTTCTTACTGCCTGCGACAAAAACGACAAAGGGCAGCTGAACGGCCCCGTGCCGACGGCCACCTTCACCACGTCCGCGCCCAAGTCTGTGGGGCTTACCACGTCGGTTACCTTCACCAGCACCGCCACCGATGCCGCTTTCTACGAGTGGAGCTTTGGGGATGGCACGCGCGGCACGGGCCAAACCGTGACCCACATTTACAAAACTGGTGGCACCCTCAAAACCGTGCTGCTTACCTCCGGCAAGGGGGGCACGGGCATCTCTGACACGGTGAAAGTGGTGTTACCTCCCATCACCGACGCGGTGAAGCAGTTCCTGACGGGCGGCTCTTCCAAAACCTGGAAGCTGGACAACAGCGTAGATTCCACCATTGTGGTGGGCCCCAGCGATAAAGACCCGTACAGCTACTACCACGACGGCAAAGCGGGCAGCCTACCCGCTTGCCAGGCCGACGACGAGTTCACCTTCAGCACGGCCAATATGTACACTTACGACGCGAAGGCCCAAACCTTCGTAGCCGGTGGGGTGGGCTGCTCGGATCCGCGCTCGGGTACGTCCGACTACACGTTCGGGCCGGCCGTTGGGTCGGGCTACGCCATGCTTGAATTCAAAAAAGCCGGCACCTTCATTGGCGTGACGGACGCGCCTGATTTGATCTATCGCATCGTCAACATCGACGCCCAGCACATGCGGCTGCGCGCCGGCAAGGCGAGCGGCAACCTGGTGTTTGAAATGCGGCTGGTAGCGAAATAA
- a CDS encoding membrane-binding protein has protein sequence MPTLVSLFLRRTALGLLAAFALAGTAGAQTAAPAATGIIQEITNVVGLQPRFELRATREVDNAAAVVYGGKRYLLYNPDFLAAVNRAGRTNWAGISILAHEMGHHLNGHTLRTGGSNPQDELEADEFSGFVLRKLGASLAQAQAALAAVATDEGSASHPGRTPRLAAIGTGWRRAETQIAASRRGPAPSAAPVALAPARRSQADDADDKDDADATAAATPVRLVGQLTFRNHPDQPYYLTSGLNVVRVADDDTPVVVGHLTRTNSTDFPYVLMDGRQRRLFIAASGDVYDPQGQRVATLHE, from the coding sequence ATGCCGACGCTCGTTTCCCTTTTTCTTCGCCGCACGGCTCTAGGGCTGCTGGCGGCCTTTGCCTTGGCCGGCACCGCCGGGGCCCAAACCGCGGCCCCGGCCGCCACCGGCATCATCCAGGAAATTACCAACGTGGTGGGCTTGCAGCCCCGCTTTGAGCTGCGCGCCACCCGCGAGGTCGACAACGCCGCGGCCGTGGTGTACGGCGGCAAGCGCTACCTGCTCTACAACCCCGATTTCCTGGCCGCTGTGAACCGCGCCGGCCGCACCAACTGGGCCGGCATCAGCATTCTGGCCCACGAGATGGGCCACCACCTCAACGGCCACACGCTGCGCACCGGCGGCTCGAACCCGCAGGACGAGCTGGAGGCCGATGAATTTTCGGGCTTCGTGCTGCGCAAGCTGGGGGCCAGCCTGGCCCAGGCCCAGGCCGCCCTGGCCGCCGTGGCCACCGACGAAGGCTCGGCCAGCCACCCCGGCCGCACGCCCCGCTTGGCCGCCATCGGTACAGGCTGGCGGCGCGCCGAAACCCAGATTGCTGCCAGCCGCCGGGGCCCCGCGCCGTCGGCCGCGCCCGTGGCGCTGGCCCCGGCCCGCCGCAGCCAGGCCGATGACGCTGACGACAAAGACGATGCCGACGCTACTGCCGCCGCCACGCCGGTGCGCCTGGTAGGCCAGCTCACCTTCCGCAACCACCCCGACCAGCCCTATTACCTCACCAGTGGCCTGAACGTGGTGCGCGTGGCCGACGACGATACGCCCGTGGTGGTGGGCCACCTCACGCGCACCAACAGCACCGATTTCCCCTACGTGCTGATGGACGGCCGGCAACGCCGCCTGTTCATTGCGGCCAGCGGCGACGTGTACGACCCGCAGGGCCAGCGCGTGGCCACTTTGCACGAATAG
- a CDS encoding SDR family NAD(P)-dependent oxidoreductase: MNYAPSSPAPDSSKSSSSHWLLAAGLGAAAVAATLWANRRGSYELTGRVVLITGGSRGLGLVLARQAVVEGARVAICARDAAELERARQDLISYGAAAADVLALPRDLTDANEVRTMVAEVERRLGPVDVLVNNAGIITAGPLDNMELRDFEDSMDTHFWAPLHAMQAVLPSMRRRGEGRIVNISSLGGKVAIPHMVPYSASKFALVGLSEGFRAELRQEGIRVTTVCPGLLRTGSAGQAQMKGQHKKEFAWFSIADALPGLTMSAEQAARQIWNATRRGDGEIILSLPAKLLAGFHGLLPGITTDMLGWMNRALPATGESAAANERRRGYESESAITRSALTALTRKAARDNNEE; the protein is encoded by the coding sequence ATGAACTATGCGCCTTCCTCTCCCGCCCCCGATTCGTCTAAGTCTTCTTCGAGCCACTGGCTGCTGGCCGCCGGCCTGGGGGCCGCCGCCGTGGCCGCCACGCTGTGGGCCAACCGCCGCGGCAGCTACGAGCTCACTGGTCGGGTGGTGCTCATCACCGGCGGCTCGCGCGGGCTGGGCCTGGTACTGGCCCGCCAGGCGGTGGTGGAGGGGGCCCGGGTAGCCATCTGCGCCCGCGACGCGGCCGAGCTGGAGCGCGCCCGCCAGGACCTGATTTCCTACGGTGCCGCCGCGGCCGATGTGCTGGCTTTGCCCCGCGACCTTACCGACGCCAACGAGGTGCGCACGATGGTGGCCGAGGTAGAGCGCCGCCTGGGGCCCGTGGACGTGCTGGTGAACAACGCCGGCATCATCACCGCCGGCCCGCTCGACAACATGGAGCTGCGCGACTTTGAGGACTCGATGGACACGCACTTCTGGGCCCCTTTGCACGCCATGCAGGCCGTGCTGCCCAGTATGCGCCGGCGCGGCGAGGGCCGCATCGTCAATATTTCGAGCCTGGGCGGTAAGGTTGCCATTCCGCACATGGTCCCGTATAGCGCCAGCAAGTTTGCCCTCGTGGGCCTGTCGGAAGGCTTCCGGGCCGAACTGCGGCAGGAAGGCATCCGCGTGACGACGGTATGCCCTGGCTTGTTGCGCACCGGTAGCGCCGGCCAGGCCCAAATGAAGGGCCAGCACAAGAAAGAGTTCGCCTGGTTCAGCATCGCCGACGCCTTGCCTGGCCTCACGATGAGTGCCGAGCAAGCCGCGCGCCAAATCTGGAACGCCACCCGGCGCGGCGACGGCGAAATCATCCTCTCGCTGCCGGCCAAGCTCCTGGCGGGCTTCCACGGCCTGCTGCCCGGCATCACCACCGATATGCTGGGCTGGATGAACCGCGCCCTGCCCGCCACCGGCGAGAGCGCCGCCGCTAACGAGCGCCGCCGCGGCTACGAAAGCGAGTCGGCCATCACCCGCTCGGCCCTCACCGCCCTCACCCGCAAAGCCGCGCGCGACAACAACGAGGAATAG
- a CDS encoding 7TM diverse intracellular signaling domain-containing protein, with amino-acid sequence MITSLLPRLPSGPRLCVAWACWLLLGLARTSYGAPASDTLCTRAAVEDIVVTPSFYSVLEDPTGTLTLADVQRPANARRFVLGARTASSMQHVGAVYWVRLPVSNQDSTGRHWYLELFDSHINDITFYGPDGQWHTGADVPFNNRRFRYKNYLFRLPLMPSRTEVFYLRLQSNSKTSFLSQLRTEELLDGYFQTVYGLLGSFYGVLLIMVVYNLFIYLLTQDQNHLRYVLYVLSCGLLFLSEDGLGFQYIWPELPWLNQAVIAGAPILLLLTFSYYARYFLDAPQRLPRFDPAVRAVVLGSAVLLLVDAVWVRSGLGFWLYLLPYGLIYYEAVRAYQLGFRPARLFLLAQALVSASLLFLILRKLGIDALTTTFTVYSLNMAFVAEVVVLSYALGEKIKAIKDDTIEAQKQLVEQLRSKQVDQGLLVEQLHQNEILKDQLNFELEALVVQRTQEIKHKSETIAAQNRGLLEANGLLALQSAAIAKLNTDLQVDLHNAQAARVTAQEMNFGEFSQIYPDKDACLVYLANLKWAAGYQCRKCGHGKYCEGRELHSRRCTRCRYVESATAYTLLQKCKFSAVKALYAVFLLHTHKGQYATSQMSQLLDLRQATCWSFSQKTIDAIKRRSAEADYNEQEDWTHVLLATASEHDDSVALQPVATTATVKKKAPPDMERA; translated from the coding sequence TTGATTACTTCTTTACTACCGCGTTTGCCCTCGGGGCCCCGGCTTTGCGTGGCCTGGGCCTGCTGGCTACTGCTTGGGTTGGCCCGCACCAGCTACGGGGCCCCGGCCAGCGATACGCTGTGTACCCGCGCCGCCGTCGAAGATATAGTGGTGACGCCCAGCTTCTACAGCGTGCTGGAAGACCCCACCGGCACCCTGACGCTGGCCGACGTGCAACGCCCCGCCAACGCCCGCCGCTTCGTGCTGGGGGCCCGCACGGCCAGCAGCATGCAGCACGTGGGGGCAGTATACTGGGTGCGGCTGCCGGTGAGCAACCAGGATTCGACCGGCCGGCACTGGTACCTGGAGCTGTTCGACTCGCACATCAACGACATCACCTTTTACGGCCCCGACGGCCAGTGGCACACGGGGGCCGACGTACCGTTTAACAACCGCCGCTTTCGCTACAAGAATTACCTGTTCCGGCTGCCGCTGATGCCGAGCCGCACCGAGGTATTTTACCTGCGGCTGCAATCCAACTCCAAAACCAGCTTCCTCAGCCAGCTGCGCACCGAAGAGTTGCTGGACGGCTACTTCCAAACTGTGTACGGCCTGCTGGGCAGTTTCTACGGGGTGCTGCTCATCATGGTGGTGTACAACTTGTTCATCTACCTGCTGACCCAGGACCAGAACCACCTGCGGTACGTGCTGTACGTGCTGAGCTGCGGCCTGCTGTTCCTCTCCGAAGACGGCCTGGGCTTCCAGTACATCTGGCCCGAGCTGCCCTGGCTCAACCAGGCCGTTATTGCCGGGGCCCCCATCCTACTGCTGCTCACCTTCAGCTACTACGCCCGCTACTTCCTCGACGCGCCCCAGCGCCTGCCGCGCTTTGATCCCGCGGTGCGGGCCGTGGTGCTGGGCAGCGCCGTCCTGCTGCTGGTCGACGCGGTGTGGGTGCGGTCGGGCCTGGGCTTTTGGCTGTATTTACTGCCCTACGGCCTCATTTATTACGAAGCCGTGCGCGCCTACCAGCTTGGGTTTCGGCCGGCCCGCTTATTTCTACTGGCCCAGGCCCTGGTATCCGCCAGCCTGTTGTTCCTGATCCTGCGCAAGCTGGGCATCGACGCTTTGACCACTACGTTTACTGTGTACAGCCTCAACATGGCGTTTGTGGCTGAAGTCGTGGTGCTGTCCTACGCATTGGGTGAGAAGATCAAAGCCATTAAGGACGACACCATCGAGGCACAGAAGCAGCTGGTAGAACAGCTGCGCAGCAAGCAAGTGGACCAAGGCCTGCTTGTCGAACAGCTCCACCAAAACGAAATACTTAAAGATCAGCTCAATTTCGAGCTAGAAGCCCTGGTGGTGCAGCGTACCCAGGAAATAAAGCACAAGAGCGAAACCATCGCGGCGCAGAATCGGGGGTTGCTCGAAGCCAACGGCTTGCTCGCGTTGCAGTCGGCGGCCATAGCCAAGCTCAACACCGACCTGCAGGTAGACCTGCACAATGCACAGGCGGCACGGGTCACCGCCCAGGAAATGAACTTTGGCGAGTTCAGCCAGATCTACCCCGACAAAGACGCTTGCTTGGTGTACTTGGCCAACTTGAAATGGGCTGCTGGGTACCAGTGCCGTAAGTGCGGCCATGGCAAATACTGCGAGGGCCGCGAGCTGCACTCCCGGCGGTGTACCCGTTGCCGCTACGTGGAGTCAGCCACCGCCTATACCCTACTGCAAAAATGCAAGTTTTCCGCGGTAAAAGCTTTGTATGCCGTGTTCCTTTTGCATACCCACAAAGGCCAGTACGCCACTTCACAAATGAGCCAGTTACTGGACCTGCGACAGGCCACCTGCTGGAGTTTTAGCCAAAAAACAATCGATGCCATTAAACGCCGAAGTGCCGAGGCAGACTACAATGAGCAGGAGGATTGGACCCACGTTTTACTAGCTACCGCCAGCGAACATGACGATTCGGTTGCGCTTCAGCCCGTAGCTACCACCGCAACGGTGAAAAAGAAGGCGCCGCCAGATATGGAACGGGCATAA
- a CDS encoding RagB/SusD family nutrient uptake outer membrane protein — protein MTISKFTCGAFLLSLGLLGGCTAKFLDEAPADQITDANFYQTQQDAIQAVTAAYSELTKEGQYNAAMWAFDIWADISSTGGDDGNDGIEYKQLEAFSIPTTNFIATRLWGGSFIALQRANIVIQKVPGIANMDPVIQKRCIGEAQFLRAKMYFDLVRAYGDVPLFKAPPTSPTAVNIPRTPAADVYKQIEQDLTDAIGNLPLSYSGDDLGRATKWAATGLLAKVYITEGKKTEAAQRAREVINNSGKTMWANYADNFKVENGNNNAKESLFEIQYVSGRNQYDRNQVGSAMNEFFGPRGANQTPGSGYGFNTPDPDFVSGYEAGDTRRAATVWAPGDTYPDGSKVASKATGSPFGYSCRKWFVGKVNTNIWDSGLHVPVLRLAEMYLIVAEAVGPTTEGLEAINKVRRRSFGLDYTVPSAAHDLTAATGNFTNAVLRERKYELAFEFDRWFDMKRAGTLYPTLTDHAFIPRMTQQAATLKGIAPNVHGIPTQNNLVLPIPQTEIDTNPGLVQNPGY, from the coding sequence ATGACTATCTCAAAATTTACGTGCGGGGCCTTTCTGCTATCGCTCGGGTTGCTGGGCGGCTGCACGGCTAAGTTTCTGGACGAGGCCCCGGCCGACCAGATAACCGACGCTAACTTTTACCAGACCCAGCAGGACGCCATCCAGGCCGTGACGGCCGCGTACAGCGAGCTGACTAAGGAAGGCCAGTACAATGCCGCCATGTGGGCCTTCGACATATGGGCCGATATATCGAGTACGGGCGGCGACGACGGCAACGACGGCATCGAGTACAAGCAGCTCGAAGCCTTCAGTATTCCGACCACCAACTTTATAGCTACCCGGCTTTGGGGCGGCTCGTTCATCGCGCTTCAGCGGGCGAACATCGTCATCCAGAAAGTGCCGGGTATTGCCAACATGGACCCTGTTATTCAGAAGCGCTGCATCGGCGAAGCGCAGTTTCTACGGGCCAAAATGTACTTCGACCTGGTGCGAGCCTACGGCGACGTGCCCCTGTTCAAGGCCCCGCCCACTAGCCCAACGGCGGTTAACATCCCCCGGACGCCCGCGGCCGACGTGTACAAGCAGATTGAGCAGGACCTAACCGATGCCATCGGCAACCTACCGCTTTCGTACAGCGGCGATGATTTGGGCCGGGCTACTAAGTGGGCCGCTACGGGGCTTTTGGCCAAGGTTTACATTACCGAAGGCAAGAAAACGGAGGCCGCCCAGCGGGCCCGCGAGGTCATTAACAACTCGGGCAAGACCATGTGGGCCAACTACGCCGACAACTTCAAGGTCGAGAACGGGAATAATAACGCCAAAGAGTCGCTGTTTGAAATACAGTACGTGAGCGGCCGCAACCAGTACGACCGTAACCAAGTGGGCTCAGCGATGAATGAGTTTTTTGGGCCCCGGGGCGCTAACCAAACGCCTGGCAGCGGCTACGGCTTCAACACCCCGGACCCAGACTTTGTGAGCGGCTACGAAGCGGGCGACACCCGCCGAGCCGCCACCGTATGGGCCCCCGGCGACACGTACCCCGACGGCAGCAAGGTGGCTTCCAAGGCCACCGGATCGCCATTTGGCTATAGCTGCAGGAAGTGGTTCGTCGGCAAGGTGAACACCAACATCTGGGATTCGGGCCTGCACGTGCCCGTGTTGCGCCTGGCCGAAATGTACCTGATTGTAGCCGAGGCCGTGGGCCCTACCACAGAGGGCCTGGAGGCCATTAATAAGGTGCGCCGCCGCTCGTTTGGCCTCGACTATACGGTGCCATCGGCGGCCCATGACCTCACGGCCGCTACCGGGAACTTCACCAACGCAGTGCTGCGGGAGCGTAAATACGAGCTAGCGTTTGAGTTTGACCGCTGGTTTGACATGAAGCGCGCTGGCACCCTTTACCCGACGCTGACGGACCACGCCTTTATTCCGCGCATGACGCAGCAGGCGGCAACGCTCAAGGGCATTGCCCCCAACGTGCACGGAATCCCGACCCAGAACAACTTGGTGCTACCCATCCCACAGACGGAAATCGACACCAACCCCGGCTTGGTGCAAAACCCTGGCTACTAG
- a CDS encoding polyphosphate kinase 2 family protein produces MKYPETPAVLVKDKHFKLADVSTDDKGPFDEKYAHKESAEPRLAALRQRLAELQENLYAEHQRSLLLVFQAMDTGGKDGAIGNLLTGVNPAGVQVAAFKAPSPVELAHDFLWRVHLKTPARGHIGVFNRSHYEDVLVTRVHGLIDKKTAHQRFDDINNFEQLLTRNGTHILKFFLHISKKEQAERLQARLDDPAKRWKYEPGDLKERAHWDDYQDVYSDALAHCSTDGAPWFVVPADHKWSRDLAITEIVVAALENMDPRPPTADFDVKAQVIK; encoded by the coding sequence ATGAAATATCCCGAAACCCCCGCCGTGCTCGTCAAAGACAAGCACTTCAAGCTGGCCGACGTATCCACCGACGACAAGGGCCCCTTCGATGAAAAGTACGCCCACAAGGAATCGGCGGAGCCGCGCCTGGCTGCCCTACGCCAGCGCCTGGCCGAGCTCCAGGAAAACCTTTACGCTGAGCATCAGCGCAGCCTGCTACTAGTGTTTCAGGCGATGGACACGGGCGGCAAGGACGGGGCCATCGGCAACCTGCTGACGGGCGTGAACCCGGCCGGCGTGCAGGTGGCGGCATTCAAGGCCCCGTCGCCGGTCGAGCTGGCGCACGATTTTTTATGGCGCGTCCACCTCAAAACGCCGGCGCGGGGCCACATCGGGGTGTTCAACCGCTCGCACTACGAAGACGTGCTCGTGACCCGCGTGCACGGCCTGATAGACAAGAAAACCGCCCATCAGCGCTTCGACGACATCAATAACTTCGAGCAGCTGCTGACGCGCAACGGTACGCACATCCTCAAGTTTTTCCTGCACATCTCCAAAAAAGAGCAGGCCGAGCGCCTCCAGGCCCGCCTCGACGATCCAGCCAAACGCTGGAAATATGAGCCCGGCGACCTCAAGGAGCGCGCCCACTGGGACGACTACCAGGACGTGTACAGCGACGCCCTGGCCCACTGCTCTACCGACGGTGCGCCCTGGTTTGTCGTGCCCGCCGACCACAAATGGTCGCGCGACCTCGCCATTACCGAAATCGTAGTGGCCGCTCTCGAAAACATGGACCCCCGGCCGCCCACAGCTGATTTTGACGTGAAAGCGCAGGTAATTAAGTAA
- a CDS encoding SusC/RagA family TonB-linked outer membrane protein, with amino-acid sequence MDPTRYFSTFRKAALVAACGLPALASLAAPGPLPGQSYAQKLVSKRPPVTVSGRVIQANGEALPGVTVLVKGTALGVSTDANGGFTLSAPEGSTLVFSYVGYLRREVAVTSASTQLNITLTADVAALNEVVVVGYGTQERGSVTGAISSVNGAELVRQPVADATQALQGKVSGVTITSNGGAPGGAAGTSVRIRGITSAGNNNPLYVVDGFPLPDNGDSQLSNISPNDIETIDVLKDASATAIYGVRAANGVVLITTKRGKVGKTSVNVDAYRGVQSVARRLDLLNAEQYAVINNEARIAAGQPIALDKLRNPAALGQGTDWQDLMFRRAKIQNYSLSATGGSEKARYALSGTYFQQDGVILGSNFERFTLRANGDVQLSPIFKIGNSISLTHSEDRQITSNNGEYGAVQQLLRMPPTVQPYRPDGYWYQPNSPMDNFTEENPLATSLRANQKFVRNRATTTFYAELEPVKGLRFRTNVGADLVFENFNQFAPKGPELAGYTQRYITAGAGATAGYSPSYLIENTATYDRTFAEKHHATLLVGQSAQEFNYSNVEAYRTGYLRNDLQTINVGPINTLLANAGTIDPARHLSSYFGRLNYDYAGKYIFQATARYDGSSRFEPGHKFGFFPSASVGWRISEEEFLKGNTTISNLKLRAGYGRVGNELNAGRFAYLYSINFGAVYPFGSDGTINTGGAPTRLSNPNLRWEYNDQANIGLEMGFLDNRIEATIDLYNRNSPNLIAPVPQSLVSGTYESVNSNAASAYNRGIDFSLTSHNFVGSSGALTWTTTFNISAYKTRLVSLGAGIPYNGPQYLSGNIVRYDAGHALGSFYGYVADGLIQSKEELNALNAGALAGTAKSANYQNAGTAPGDIKFRDLNGDGVITEADRTFIGNPNPNFTFGLTNTLGFKGFDLSFFIQGVQGNDIYNLNRYITENALYGTTNGTTNVLNRWTGTGTSNDMPRAIVGDPNNNLRISTHYIENGSYVRLKNLTFGYTLPRNLMGRVGASQLRVYVTAQNLVTLTKYTGYDPEVSASGIDLGIYPQTRVFMGGVNIGF; translated from the coding sequence ATGGATCCAACCCGTTACTTTTCCACTTTCCGCAAAGCCGCGCTGGTAGCCGCTTGCGGATTGCCAGCCTTGGCCAGCCTCGCTGCACCGGGGCCCCTGCCGGGCCAGAGCTATGCGCAGAAACTTGTATCAAAGCGCCCGCCCGTAACCGTTTCGGGTCGGGTAATCCAAGCCAACGGCGAAGCTCTCCCCGGGGTGACCGTGCTGGTCAAAGGCACTGCCCTGGGTGTCAGCACCGATGCCAACGGTGGCTTTACGCTAAGTGCTCCGGAGGGCAGCACCCTGGTATTCAGCTACGTAGGTTATCTTCGACGGGAAGTTGCCGTTACCAGCGCCAGTACGCAGCTCAACATCACCCTGACGGCCGACGTGGCGGCGCTGAATGAAGTAGTAGTGGTCGGTTACGGCACCCAGGAGCGCGGCAGCGTAACGGGAGCCATTTCGTCCGTTAACGGAGCAGAGTTGGTGCGCCAGCCGGTGGCCGATGCTACCCAGGCTCTTCAGGGCAAAGTTTCGGGCGTAACCATTACTTCCAACGGCGGGGCCCCCGGCGGCGCCGCTGGTACTTCGGTGCGCATCCGCGGCATAACGTCGGCCGGCAACAACAACCCACTGTACGTAGTCGATGGCTTTCCGCTACCGGATAATGGCGATAGCCAGCTCAGCAACATCAGCCCGAACGACATCGAGACGATTGACGTCTTGAAAGATGCCTCTGCTACCGCTATTTACGGGGTGCGGGCAGCCAACGGGGTCGTCCTCATTACCACCAAACGTGGCAAAGTCGGTAAGACCAGCGTCAACGTGGACGCTTACCGGGGAGTGCAGTCCGTGGCCCGTCGGCTGGACCTGCTTAATGCCGAACAGTATGCGGTAATCAACAACGAGGCCCGCATTGCGGCCGGCCAGCCCATCGCACTGGATAAGCTACGCAACCCGGCTGCGCTGGGTCAAGGCACCGACTGGCAGGACTTAATGTTCCGCCGGGCCAAGATTCAGAACTACTCGCTCTCGGCCACCGGGGGCAGCGAAAAGGCTCGCTATGCGCTGTCGGGCACGTACTTCCAGCAGGACGGCGTCATCCTGGGCTCCAATTTCGAGCGCTTCACGCTCCGCGCTAACGGCGACGTGCAGCTAAGCCCTATTTTTAAAATCGGCAACAGCATCTCGCTAACCCACTCGGAAGACCGCCAGATTACGAGCAACAATGGCGAGTACGGTGCCGTGCAGCAGCTATTGCGTATGCCGCCCACCGTGCAGCCCTACCGGCCCGATGGCTACTGGTATCAGCCCAACAGTCCCATGGATAACTTCACGGAAGAGAACCCGTTGGCTACTTCCCTGCGGGCCAATCAAAAGTTCGTTCGCAACCGGGCCACCACTACGTTTTATGCCGAGCTGGAGCCAGTGAAAGGCCTACGCTTCCGGACTAACGTCGGGGCCGACCTTGTTTTCGAGAACTTCAACCAATTTGCTCCCAAGGGCCCGGAGTTGGCCGGCTACACCCAGCGCTACATCACCGCCGGGGCGGGCGCTACCGCCGGCTATTCCCCAAGCTACCTGATTGAGAACACGGCCACCTACGACCGCACTTTCGCCGAAAAGCACCATGCCACGCTGTTGGTAGGGCAGTCGGCGCAGGAATTTAACTACAGCAACGTAGAGGCTTACCGCACGGGCTACCTGCGCAACGACCTGCAAACCATCAACGTGGGGCCCATCAATACGCTGCTGGCCAACGCGGGCACCATCGACCCAGCCCGGCACCTATCCAGCTACTTCGGCCGCTTAAATTACGATTACGCCGGCAAATACATTTTCCAGGCCACTGCCCGCTACGACGGTTCCTCGCGCTTCGAGCCAGGCCACAAGTTTGGTTTCTTCCCCAGCGCGTCGGTGGGCTGGCGCATTTCGGAAGAGGAATTCCTGAAGGGCAACACCACCATCAGCAACCTCAAGCTGCGCGCCGGCTACGGCCGCGTGGGCAACGAGCTGAACGCCGGACGTTTCGCTTACCTGTACTCTATCAACTTCGGCGCAGTTTATCCCTTTGGATCGGACGGTACCATCAACACGGGGGGCGCGCCGACTCGCTTATCCAACCCCAATCTGCGCTGGGAGTACAACGACCAGGCCAACATTGGTCTGGAAATGGGTTTCCTGGATAACCGCATCGAGGCGACTATCGACCTCTACAACCGCAACTCGCCCAACCTGATTGCGCCCGTGCCGCAATCCCTCGTGTCGGGCACTTACGAGTCGGTGAACTCCAACGCCGCCAGCGCCTACAACCGGGGCATCGACTTCTCGCTGACTTCGCACAATTTCGTCGGTTCGAGCGGGGCCCTGACCTGGACAACCACCTTCAACATATCAGCCTACAAAACCCGCCTGGTGTCGTTGGGAGCCGGTATTCCCTACAACGGCCCACAGTATTTGAGTGGTAATATCGTGCGCTACGATGCCGGCCATGCCTTGGGGTCTTTCTACGGCTACGTGGCCGATGGTCTGATTCAGAGCAAGGAAGAGCTGAACGCCCTGAACGCCGGGGCCCTGGCTGGCACGGCCAAGTCCGCCAATTACCAGAACGCGGGCACCGCTCCTGGCGACATTAAATTCCGGGACCTGAACGGCGACGGCGTCATCACCGAAGCTGACCGCACTTTTATCGGTAATCCGAACCCGAACTTTACGTTTGGCCTCACCAACACCCTGGGCTTTAAGGGCTTTGATTTGAGCTTCTTTATCCAGGGCGTGCAGGGCAACGATATATACAACCTGAACCGCTACATCACGGAAAACGCTCTGTACGGCACCACCAACGGCACCACCAACGTACTGAACCGCTGGACCGGTACCGGCACCAGCAACGATATGCCGCGCGCCATCGTGGGCGACCCCAACAACAACCTGCGGATATCGACCCACTACATCGAGAACGGCTCTTATGTGCGCCTCAAAAACCTGACGTTCGGCTACACACTTCCGCGCAACCTCATGGGCCGCGTCGGAGCTTCGCAGCTGCGCGTGTACGTCACGGCCCAAAACCTGGTGACGCTGACCAAATACACCGGCTACGACCCGGAAGTGAGCGCCAGCGGCATTGACTTAGGCATCTACCCGCAAACGCGCGTGTTCATGGGCGGTGTCAACATCGGGTTTTAA